A portion of the Ignavibacteriales bacterium genome contains these proteins:
- a CDS encoding rhodanese-like domain-containing protein, whose protein sequence is MKQKVDFKVIIVILFASSILGILFNFFYSKGISLIRKEKVIAWAKDSIVNGNVESEIKDKIISGVKKKENIQSKQLSDGKNKDNQILLKPAFIYLKQASTLFKSKKAIFIDARDKWDFADGHIPNALNIPEYSFDNSNPILQTIPLDKTIVTYCGGDDCDISSKLAENLFGLGYKKVFIFFGGWNEWIKAGYPSEVK, encoded by the coding sequence ATGAAACAAAAAGTTGATTTCAAAGTAATTATTGTAATTTTATTCGCAAGTTCAATCCTCGGTATATTATTTAATTTTTTCTATTCAAAAGGAATTTCCTTAATACGAAAAGAAAAAGTAATCGCCTGGGCGAAGGATTCGATTGTGAATGGAAATGTTGAAAGTGAAATTAAAGATAAAATAATTAGCGGAGTTAAAAAGAAAGAGAATATACAGTCAAAACAATTATCTGATGGAAAGAACAAAGACAACCAAATTCTTTTAAAACCAGCATTTATTTATTTGAAGCAAGCTTCCACTCTATTCAAATCAAAGAAAGCAATTTTTATAGATGCGCGCGATAAATGGGATTTTGCAGATGGACATATTCCAAATGCATTAAATATTCCAGAGTACAGTTTTGATAATAGCAATCCAATTTTACAAACAATTCCATTGGATAAGACAATCGTTACTTACTGTGGAGGTGATGATTGCGATATTAGTTCTAAACTCGCAGAAAATTTATTCGGTTTAGGTTACAAAAAAGTATTTATTTTTTTTGGTGGATGGAATGAATGGATAAAAGCCGGGTATCCGTCTGAGGTTAAATAG